In Sphingobacterium sp. R2, the genomic stretch TGGTCATTGTAGAAACTGTTTTCGTGTCTCTGGAAAAAGAGGCACATCGGCTTGGGACAGCACGTTTTAATAAGATATCAAAGTTAGGAATTATCAAAAAAAGTGCAGGTTCAGTAGCCGGATATATCTTTTTTGCCCTGTTGATTTTAATCGTTGCGTTGACTCCCATCTTCTCTTTTCAAAAGGTGGAAGGAAAGATGTTCTCACCATTGGCTTTTACACTCGGTTATGCTTTGTTGGGTTCATTGATCCTGAGTTTGACCTATGTACCCGCCATGTGTAAATACTTGCTGAAAAAAAATATCAAAGAGGATGAAAATAAGATCACTAAAGTTAGTCGTAATGCCATTTTTAAAGGTTTTAAGAGAGCTTTTGATCATCCAAAATGGACGTTATCTATTTTTGTCTGTGTGTTGTTAGTTTGTATTGTTCGATTTAGCCACTATGGTTCTGAGTTTCTTCCTAAATTGAATGAGGGAGCAATTTATGTTCGTGCAACTCTACCCAACAGTGTCAATCTGGAAGAATCGGTCAAATTAACCAAAACCATGAAAACAAAATTGATGAAGCAGTTTGATGAGATTGAGTTTATTATGACGCAGACAGGTCGCCCCAATGATGGAACAGATCCAACAGGTTTTTTTAATATAGAATTCAATATTGAATTAAAACCTCAGGGTGAGTGGAAACGTAAACTGTCAAAAGAGAAATTGATCGGTCAAATGCGGGATAGCCTACAGACTTTTCCTGGAATCAACTTTGGTTTTAGCCAGCCGATTCAAGATAATGTAGAGGAGTATGTAGCAGGAGTAAAAAGTCCACTAGTGATCAAAATTTTTGGTGAAAACTTACAAGATTTAGAAAATAAAGCTAATAAATTTGCAGAGTCACTTAAAAAGGTGGATGGCATCACAGATGTCAATGTTTTTAAAAATATAGGCCTTCCTGAGTTGCGTATCCAATTGCATGATTCAAAGATGGCAAAATATGGTGTTTCAACCAAAGATGTACAGTCTGTTATTGAAATGACTATTGGTGGGCAATCTGTTACACATTTCTACGAAAATGAGCGGATTTTTGATGTTCGCCTACGCTTCCAAAAATCATATCGTGATAATCCAGAAAAGATCGGAAATATCATCATTCCGACAATGAATGATCAGAAAGTCCCACTACGCGAGATCGCAACAATAGATTATCATACCGGCCCGGCTTTTATTTATAGAGAAGGTAATTCCCGTTATATTGGCGTTGGTTTTAACATTGAAGGACGAGACTTGGGAAGTACTATTGCCGATGCAAAAAAGCAGATAGATAAGGATATTCAGTTGCCTAAATCCTATAAAGTGATATGGGCTGGTGAATTTGAAAGCAAAGAACGGGCAACCAAACAGTTGATGAATGTCGTTCCTATTTCTTTGATTTTAATTTTGTTATTACTTTATGCCAATTTCGGCAATGTAAAAGATACACTGATATCATCGCTGACCCTCGCCTTTGCATTTATTGGCGGATTTATTTCCTTGTGGGGCACCGGAACAACTTTTGGGATTTCGGCAGGCATTGGATTTATTATTCTTTTTGGTGTAGCGACGATTGACGGTATTGTTTTAATTGGAGTTATGAAAGAAAATCTGTTGTATAAAATGAGTTTAAAGCCTGCTATTTATGAAGCTGTAAAGAGCCGTATACGACCCATTTTAATGATCGCTTTAATGGGTGCAATGGGATTATTGCCAGCGGCGCTTTCCAATGGAATGGGATCCGAAATTCAAAAGCCACTAGCGATCATGATTGTGGGCGGATTAATTATGTGTATGATACTGTCCTTTTCAATATTACCAATAGTTTTTTATTACGCATATAAGAAGGAGAGCAGCGATTAGTTACCCATTTTTAATTATTATATACGATACAAAGGTTGCCTGTTAGACAGTGCAACCTTTGTTGGTTAAAGCCATCGCGTCCCCCATGAATTGAAAATATACTTTTTATAGCCCATTTTTTGTAAATTTTATTATAAATGTTGAACTTACATTTGAGTTTTTCATGCCGAATTGTATCTTAAAATAGTTACATCTCCTGCTAAAAAGAATTCCATGTCGCCATTTAAGTTAAAAAGCCCTTCTTCAGCTTTGTCAGGGATAATTTTTACTGGAAAAGGTCAATATTAGGTCAGTGTTGATTAATTCATAAGAAGACTGTATATCTTATTTCAGATAGATTTGTGATAAAGAAATAATAAAATATACGCTATGGCACAATTTAAATGGGAAGGAATTTACCCTGCAATGTTATCTCCATTTGATGAAAATGGAAATTTGGATTTTGATATGTTTGGTAAAAACATTGAAGCACAATTGGATGGAGGTGTTCACGGTCTAATTATCGCTGGATCGTTGGGAGAGGCAAGTGTTTTAAGTACGGAAGAAAAATATGATTTATTGACATATGCGTTGAAACTTGTCGATGGACGTGTACCTGTGTTGCTAAATATTGCAGAAAATACAACCGCTGCTGCGATCAAAGTAGCTCAGACCAGTGAAGAGTTGGGCGCAGATGGCTTGATGTTATTGCCACCGATGCGCTATAGAGCAGATGACAGAGAGGCCGTTGCTTATTTCCGTGCTGTTGCACAAAGCACCAAACTTCCAATTCTAATCTATAATAACCCTGTTGACTATAGTACTTATGTGTCATTGGATATGTTTGAAGAACTCTTATTAGAACCAAATATTCAGGCGGTGAAAGAGTCTACACGCGATTTGACCAATATCACGCGTTTGAAAAATCGTTTTGGAGATCGATTAAAGATTATGGCTGGTGTAGATACATTAGGGCTCGAGTCTTTGATGTTAGGGGCTGATGGTTTAGTTGCTGGACTGGTCGACGCATTTCCAAGAGAAACCGTCGTCATGTACGATCTTGTAAAAGCTGGCGAGTACAGTAAAGCTGTAGAAATATACCGGTGGTTTATGCCTTTATTGGAATTGGATATCCATCCTAAATTGGTCCAATATATTAAATTGGCGGCGACGGCAGAAGGAATTTCAACACCCTATACACGCGCTCCTCGATTACCATTGATCGGTGAGGAAGAACAACGGGTGAAGAAAATTATTGCAGATTCAATCGCAACTAGACCACAACTATAGGGGCTTTTCTGAACTTTCTGGAAGAAGGTTTAGAAAGTTTCCTTTTTAGGTCGGTTAATAATAGACACAAAGAACCTTCTTATTTATATTCAAGTCATAAGGATGAAAATATAGGGAAGGTTTTTATTGATTTTTGAAGATACTACTAACAATAACAACAAAAGGAATGGATAGAACGGAAAATGATATTGATTACGTCGTAAAACAGGCGGAGGCTGGATATCAGTTTCTTCAGAAAACTGATGTCACTGAAAGAGCGGAATTAATGTATGCTATTGCCGCTGAGATTGAGGGATTGGGCGAAATATTGATTGAAACAGCTCATCTGGAAACGGCACTTCCTTTGGCAAGGCTGCAAGGGGAAAAGGCGAGAACTGTCAATCAGTGGCGTAGGTATGCCGATGCCGTCCGCACAGGTTTATACAGTGAAGCTCGGATAGATCGGGATCCAAATGGCCAATTTGATTTAAGGAAATATAACAAAGGACTCGGTCCCGTTGTCGTCTTTGGCGCAAGCAACTTTCCTTTTGCTTTTTCAACGGCAGGTGGGGATACAGCAAGTGCCATTGGTGCAGGCTGTTCGGTTATCATAAAAGCGCATCCCGCTCATCTTAAAACCTCGCAATTAATGGCTGACGCTATTGATCGTGCGGTTTCAAAACAGGGCGTTCCAACTGGTGTTTTTAATCATGTGGTGTCGGATTCTTTTGATACTGGGCAGCAGTTGGTTCGCCATAGCTGTGTGAAAGCGGTCGCATTTACAGGCTCTTTTCATGGCGGTAAAGCCTTGTTTGATCTTGGACAGTCAAGAACCGATCCTATTCCGGTATTTGCTGAAATGGGGAGCGTAAATCCGGTTTTTCTTTTACCGGATTACCTTGCTAACAATCTTGAAGCATTTGCAAAGCAATATATTGCCTCATTACTTTTAGGTGTTGGTCAATTTTGTACCAATCCAGGTGTTTTGGTAAGTGTCGCAAGCCAACAGCTGAATCGACTTAAAGCAGAGCTGAAAAAAGAACTTCAAGCTACCGCCACTGGTAAAATGCTGCACGCAGGAATTTTGGATAGCTACAACCGTTTAAAAGAGCAAATGATTCAATACGATGGTGTTCGTATATTGGAAGAAGGGCAGGATAATACAGCGCAAGAATTTGCGCAGGCAATCCTTCTAGAAACGGACGCAAGTGAAGTTTTGGCTAATCCTAAGTTATTGGATGAAGTCTTTGGACCTTTTGGGCTAATTATATCCTGTGCGGATCTCAACGAAATGAGACAGGTAATGGAGCAGCTTGCAGGGCAGATAACCATCACTTTCGCGGCATCGACGCATGATATTGGCGAATGTCAGCATCTTTTTGCGTTGGCACAGGATAGATGCGGAAGGCTTTTATTCCAGGGTATGCCAACGGGCGTGGAAGTACAATATGCGATGCAGCATGGTGGCCCTTTTCCAGCAACCACAGATGCGCGTTTCACTTCTGTCGGACCCGATGCCGTAAAGCGTTTCCTCCGACCTTTTAGCTTTCAGAATTGGCCAAATGAATTTTTACCTAAAGAATTGCAAGATGGAAATCCATTACAAATTGACCGTTTGGTCAATCAGCAATGGACAAAAGCATAATTTAAACGAATGAGCATATCAACAACAAGGAATCAGAAATGAAGAAAACTTTTTTTTGTATTGATTCGCATACCTGTGGTTGTCCCGTGCGATTGGTAGCCGGGGGAGCCCCGTTATTAGCGGGAAATTCCATGATGGAGCGCAGATTACATTTTATACGTGACTACGATTGGATCCGTATGGGATTGATGTTTGAGCCAAGAGGGCACGACATGATGAGCGGAAGTATGCTTTATCCCCCCTTTGATCCGCAAAATGATATCGGTGTCCTTTACATTGAGACCAGCGGCTGTCTGCCGATGTGTGGACATGGAACGATCGGCACCGTGACGATTGCCATTGAGGAGGGGCTCGTTCAACCTAAAGTTCCCGGAAAATTAAGGCTGGAAACTCCGGCTGGACTTGTACATATCGATTATGTTCAAGAGGGACCTAAGGTGAAAAGTGTAAAGCTTACGAACGTCAAATCCTTTTTATATGCTGAAGCCTTAACGGTCGATTGCCCGGATCTAGGCAACATCAGCGTCGATGTGGCCTACGGTGGAAACTTCTACGGTATTATTGATCCGCAGACTAATTTTCAAGATATCAGTTTTTATTCGGCCAGCCAGCTCATTCATTATGGAAAAATAATCCGGCAGCTGCTGAACGAAAAATATTCTTTTATTCATCCCGAAGATGCCAATATCCATGGGTTGACACACATCCAATGGACGGGCAATCCAAAGCTTTCAAATTCATCCGGACGCAATGCGGTACTGGTTGGCGACAATGCATTGGACCGTTCACCATGTGGTACAGGCACATCAGCCCGTATGGCACAGTGGTATGCAAAGGGAAAACTCAAAAAAGGAACCGAATTTATACATGAAAGCTATATAGGTTCGCAATTTACCGGTAAAATTGAAGCGGAGACATCCGTGGATGGTCGGCCGGCTATTGTCCCATCGATCGAAGGATGGGCACGCATAACGGGCTATAATACCATTTTTTTGGATGATGAAGATCCTTATTTTGGCGGTTTTCAGGTGATTTAATATAGTTGAGGTGATTTAGAAATTAATAAGACAATAGCAACGTGAAAGAAAACAATAGAGGTACAGTTGTCGTCATTGGCGCTGGAATTGCAGGACTTGCTTCGGCCTATTACCTGGTGAGAGACGGATGGGATGTGAAAATCCTGGAAAAAAATACCTTGGATGATAACTGTTCTTATGGCAATGCCGGCATGATTGTCCCCAGTCATTTCACGCCTTTGGCTGCCCCCGGTATTGTAGCGCAAGGGATAAAGTGGATGTTTAATAGTAAAAGCCCTTTTTATGTACGGCCTTCGCTAAATCCACGGTTGGTAAACTGGGGATTAAAGTTTTTAAAACATGCTAATCGCTCACACGTAGAACAGCACGCGGCAGCAATACGTGATTTGAATCTCTACAGTAGCAGATTATATGATGAATTAGCACAGGAAGAAGGGTTTGATTTTGAATTGAAACAGAACGGTATCCTGATGATGTATAAATCCAAGGAAATGCAACATGAAGAGATTGAACTGGCCCATCGTGCCCAGGATCTTGGACTGGATGTCGATATTCTGGAAGGGAACGCTGTCCAGGATTTAGAACCAAATATGAAGCTGGATGTTTTAGGTGCTATACTGTATCGTTGTGACGGAAAATTATATCCGCAAAAGTTAATGCGGCAATTGATTGAATATTTGAAAGCGGCTGGCGTAGCTTTTTTTGAAAAAACTGAAGTCCATAAATTTATTACGTCCGGAAGTAAGGTGAAAGAGGCAATCAGTGATAAGGGAAGTTTTCAAGCAGATGCTTTTGTATTGACTGGTGGTGCTTATTTGCCACAACTGACTTCAAAATTGCAGTTAAATACACCGCTTATGCCAGGAAAAGGGTACTCATTTATGTATCAGCCCGAGAAAGATAATATACTGAATCATGCGGCATTACTACTAGAGGCTCGTGTTGCTGTAACCCCCATGAATGGCCAGATCCGATTCAGCGGTACGATGGAATTGGGACCAGCAAATGACAAAATTTATGAAAATCGTGTCCGCGGAA encodes the following:
- a CDS encoding efflux RND transporter permease subunit, with translation MKKVVQNIVSFSLKHSLVVLFFTMALLFGGIYAYLHTPIEAFPDVTNTRVRIITQWPGRSAEEIEKFVTLPVTKEMNTIPKKTDVRSISLFGLSVVTIQFEDGVADFYAQQYAGNKMRSIELPEGAESSIEPPSGATGEIFRYVVKSNLPIKEVSAIQDWVIERELVGVPGVADVVSFGGEEKIYEIKINPTELANYNLSPLDVYEAVSRSNINVGGDVIQKGNQAYVVRGVGLLDKIDDIGNILIKVVGNTPILVKHVAEVELGAKPRLGQVGLNQEDDLVQGIVIMLRGENPSAVVTKLKEKITELNERILPENVKIEPVIDRTKLVNNTVHTVSKNLIEGVLLVSIIVFIFLNNWKTTFIVASVIPLAFLFAIILLKIQGLPANLISMGALDFGLLLEGTLVIVETVFVSLEKEAHRLGTARFNKISKLGIIKKSAGSVAGYIFFALLILIVALTPIFSFQKVEGKMFSPLAFTLGYALLGSLILSLTYVPAMCKYLLKKNIKEDENKITKVSRNAIFKGFKRAFDHPKWTLSIFVCVLLVCIVRFSHYGSEFLPKLNEGAIYVRATLPNSVNLEESVKLTKTMKTKLMKQFDEIEFIMTQTGRPNDGTDPTGFFNIEFNIELKPQGEWKRKLSKEKLIGQMRDSLQTFPGINFGFSQPIQDNVEEYVAGVKSPLVIKIFGENLQDLENKANKFAESLKKVDGITDVNVFKNIGLPELRIQLHDSKMAKYGVSTKDVQSVIEMTIGGQSVTHFYENERIFDVRLRFQKSYRDNPEKIGNIIIPTMNDQKVPLREIATIDYHTGPAFIYREGNSRYIGVGFNIEGRDLGSTIADAKKQIDKDIQLPKSYKVIWAGEFESKERATKQLMNVVPISLILILLLLYANFGNVKDTLISSLTLAFAFIGGFISLWGTGTTFGISAGIGFIILFGVATIDGIVLIGVMKENLLYKMSLKPAIYEAVKSRIRPILMIALMGAMGLLPAALSNGMGSEIQKPLAIMIVGGLIMCMILSFSILPIVFYYAYKKESSD
- a CDS encoding dihydrodipicolinate synthase family protein; its protein translation is MAQFKWEGIYPAMLSPFDENGNLDFDMFGKNIEAQLDGGVHGLIIAGSLGEASVLSTEEKYDLLTYALKLVDGRVPVLLNIAENTTAAAIKVAQTSEELGADGLMLLPPMRYRADDREAVAYFRAVAQSTKLPILIYNNPVDYSTYVSLDMFEELLLEPNIQAVKESTRDLTNITRLKNRFGDRLKIMAGVDTLGLESLMLGADGLVAGLVDAFPRETVVMYDLVKAGEYSKAVEIYRWFMPLLELDIHPKLVQYIKLAATAEGISTPYTRAPRLPLIGEEEQRVKKIIADSIATRPQL
- a CDS encoding aldehyde dehydrogenase (NADP(+)): MDRTENDIDYVVKQAEAGYQFLQKTDVTERAELMYAIAAEIEGLGEILIETAHLETALPLARLQGEKARTVNQWRRYADAVRTGLYSEARIDRDPNGQFDLRKYNKGLGPVVVFGASNFPFAFSTAGGDTASAIGAGCSVIIKAHPAHLKTSQLMADAIDRAVSKQGVPTGVFNHVVSDSFDTGQQLVRHSCVKAVAFTGSFHGGKALFDLGQSRTDPIPVFAEMGSVNPVFLLPDYLANNLEAFAKQYIASLLLGVGQFCTNPGVLVSVASQQLNRLKAELKKELQATATGKMLHAGILDSYNRLKEQMIQYDGVRILEEGQDNTAQEFAQAILLETDASEVLANPKLLDEVFGPFGLIISCADLNEMRQVMEQLAGQITITFAASTHDIGECQHLFALAQDRCGRLLFQGMPTGVEVQYAMQHGGPFPATTDARFTSVGPDAVKRFLRPFSFQNWPNEFLPKELQDGNPLQIDRLVNQQWTKA
- a CDS encoding 4-hydroxyproline epimerase, producing the protein MKKTFFCIDSHTCGCPVRLVAGGAPLLAGNSMMERRLHFIRDYDWIRMGLMFEPRGHDMMSGSMLYPPFDPQNDIGVLYIETSGCLPMCGHGTIGTVTIAIEEGLVQPKVPGKLRLETPAGLVHIDYVQEGPKVKSVKLTNVKSFLYAEALTVDCPDLGNISVDVAYGGNFYGIIDPQTNFQDISFYSASQLIHYGKIIRQLLNEKYSFIHPEDANIHGLTHIQWTGNPKLSNSSGRNAVLVGDNALDRSPCGTGTSARMAQWYAKGKLKKGTEFIHESYIGSQFTGKIEAETSVDGRPAIVPSIEGWARITGYNTIFLDDEDPYFGGFQVI
- a CDS encoding NAD(P)/FAD-dependent oxidoreductase — encoded protein: MKENNRGTVVVIGAGIAGLASAYYLVRDGWDVKILEKNTLDDNCSYGNAGMIVPSHFTPLAAPGIVAQGIKWMFNSKSPFYVRPSLNPRLVNWGLKFLKHANRSHVEQHAAAIRDLNLYSSRLYDELAQEEGFDFELKQNGILMMYKSKEMQHEEIELAHRAQDLGLDVDILEGNAVQDLEPNMKLDVLGAILYRCDGKLYPQKLMRQLIEYLKAAGVAFFEKTEVHKFITSGSKVKEAISDKGSFQADAFVLTGGAYLPQLTSKLQLNTPLMPGKGYSFMYQPEKDNILNHAALLLEARVAVTPMNGQIRFSGTMELGPANDKIYENRVRGIVESIPKYYPELKVDYPSEKIWYGYRPCSPDGLPYLGRLKKLDNVFVAGGGGMMGLSLGPAYGKVVADLLAGQKIEAEIAGFRPDRFDR